The window AGGGCCGACGTACGAGGCGATGGCGAAGGCCGCGAGCGACGCGGGCGTGTGGCTGCACGCGGGCTCGATCCCGGAGCGAGACCCTGACGGGCCGCTCTACAACACCTCTCTCGTCTTCTCCCCCTCCGGCGATCTGGCCGCCGCGTACCGAAAGATCCATCGGTTCGGCTTCGACAAGGGCGAGGCCGTGCTGATGGGTGCGGGCGAGGAACTGGTGACGGTTCGTCTGCCCGAGACGACTCTTGGCGTGGCCACCTGCTACGACCTCCGTTTCCCCGAACTCTTCCGCGGCCTCGTCGACGCCGGCGCCGAGACCCTGGTCATTCCGGCGGGCTGGCCGGAGCGCCGCCGGGCGCACTGGACGCTGCTGGCTCAGGCGCGGGCGGTGGAGAACCAGGCGTTCGTGCTCGCCTGTGGAACGGCCGGGACGCACGCGGGAGTTCCGCAGGCCGGTCACTCGATCGTGGTGGATCCGTGGGGCGAGGTGCTGGCGGAGGCCGGTGCCGGGGAGCAGGTCCTCACCGTGGAGTTCGACCCGGGGAAGGTCGCGGTGACACGGGATCAGTTCCCGGCGCTGAAGGACCGGGTGCTGGGGCTGGCGGCGCCGCGTCGCTGAGGGCTCGCCCCTCGGTCACAGTCGTCCGTCTCAGTCGTCGTCCCGCCGCTCCTTCTCCGCCAGGTGGATCACGCACACCGCCACCGCGATCAGCAGCGCCGGATCCGCGTCGTCCCGTACGACGTCCACGCCGTACGTCTCGCGCACATGCAGCCAGCGGCGGGAGACGACGGCCAGCAGTTCGCCGTCGTACTCGATGGCGAACTCCCGGTCGTGGATCTTGCCGCTGACGTCGAGTTCCGTGCTGCCGTCCGCCAGGGACACGCGGTAGTGGTTGCGCAGCAGGGACAGCCGCTTGCGGCGGATCGTCGCGAGGGGGCCGCCGTCCCGCTCGATCACCATCGTGTCGCGCAGGGCGAACATCTTCTGGTGGATGTCGATGAGGACGCGCCCCTGCGTGTCCTTCAGCTCGAAGGTGTCCCGCAGCCGCATCGCCTTGCCGTCGACGAGGTACACCTTGTTGCCCCGGTCGTCCTCGATCCAGTAGTCGTCACCGAAGCCGAGGAGCCGGTCGCGTACGAGGAATCTCATGAGACGAGGGGTTCCCCGCCGCCCGGTCCGAAACGCCGCCTGTAGGCCGACGGGCTGAGCCCTGTCTCGCGCCGCACGCGCGCGCGGAGGTTCGCCGCAGTGCCGAGGCCGCTCCTCGCCGCGACCACGTCCAGCCGTTCCTCCCCGCGCTCGATCAGCCGGCACGCCAGCGCCACCCGCTCCCCCGTCAGCCACGCCAGCGGCGTCGTCCCCAGCTGCGCCCGGAACCGGCGGTGCAGGGTGGCCGGCGACACCGCCGCCCGTGCCGCCAGGTCCGCCACCGTCAGCGGCTCGCCCAGCCGTTCCTGCGCCCACACCAGCAGGGGACCCAGCGACTCGTCCGGCACGTCCGGTACGGGCCGCTCCACGAACTGCCGCTGGCCGCCGTCGCGGTGGGCGGCGAAGACCAGCCGACGGGAGACGTGGTTGGCGATCTCGGCGCCGTGGTCCCGTCGCACGACATGCAGGCCCAGGTCGAGCGCCGACGCGCTGCCGGAGGCGGTGAGGATGTCCCCGTCGTCGACGAACAGCACGTCCGGCTCCAGACGGACCTTCGGGAACCGCACCCGGAACGACTCCGCCCACATCCAGTGGCAGGCCGCGCGCCGCCCGTCCAGGAGCCCGGCCTGCGCGATCGTGAACGCTCCGGAGCAGAAGCCGATCAACCGGGCGCCACGCGCGTGTGCCCGGCGCACCACCTCCAGCACCTGAGGTGAGCGGGGCGTGCCGGTGTCCGGCCGGTTCGGGACGATCAGCGTGTCCGCCTCCTCGGCGGCCTCCAGCCCCGCGACCCCGGTGAGCGTGAAGAACCCGTCCCGCATACGCGTCAGGGGCTGGGCGGCGCACAGCCCGAAGTCGTACAGCTCCCGGCCCAGTTCCGGCCTGCGCAGCCCGAAGACCTCGATCGCGCAGCTCATCTCGAACGGGTTGGAGTTCTCGTCGACCACGAGAACCACGCGATGCGGTTGAGAGGATCCTTGCGGCATGTGCGATTTCTAGCACTCGTGCCCGTGCCGGGCCACCGCCGAGCATGGCGTGCATGACCAGCGAACCCATCTCCCTCACCGAGGCCCTCGCGTCCTTCACCGACCGGTGGAGCCCCCGCATCGTCACCGCCGTCAACGACTACGACGTACGCGTCGCGAAGGTCGAGGGCGAGCACGTGTGGCACGTGCACGACCACACCGACGAGTTCTTCCTGGTCCTGGAGGGCGAGCTGCACATCTCCCTGCGGGAGGCTGCCGGGGAACGCACGGTGGTCCTCCCCAAGGGCAGCGTCTTCACCGTCCCGCGCGGCACCGAGCACAAGCCGTACGCCCCGACGCCCTCCGCGATCCTGGTCCTGGAACCCACCGGCACCCTCACCGTCGGCGACCGCCACGACGACGTACCGGACCACGTGGACGCCACCAGGGGACACGCGCTGACGTGACTGTCAGTGGCGGGTGGCACGCTTGAACCATGACCGACTCATCCCCGGCCCCGACCCCCCGTCGCGTCCGCGTCCGCGCCCCCGAGCTGATCGGCAAGGGCGGCTGGCTGAACACGGGCGGCCGCCCGTACGGCCTCGCCGACCTGCGCGGACGCATCGTGATCCTGGACTTCTGGAAGTTCATTACGGAGCACTGAACTTCTGGAGATACTCAATTGGTGCATCAAGACACGATCTGTGATCTGTACCTGCGCCTGTCTCTCGACCGGGACGGCAAGACCGCAATCGAACGGCAGGAAGCCGACTGCCGTGCATGGGCTGAACGGAACGGTCTCACCGTCCGCAAGGTCCACATAGACAGGGGGCGCTCCGGCTACAAGGCCGTTGAGCGCAAGGGGTTCGACGCCGCACTTGCGGCAGTCACCGCCGGAGTGGTCGGCACGCTGATCGTCTGGAAGCTCGACCGACTGTCGCGGAAGGGCATCGGGCAGGTCGGCCAGGTGTTGGACGACATCGAGAAGGCGGGTGGCCGTCTCGTCTCCGTCGTGGACGGGTTGGACACCTCGAACGACTCCGCCCGGATGATCGTCGCCATGCTCGCCGAGCTGGCGCGCACGGAGTCCAAGAACATCGGCACTCGCGTGGGGAACGCGAAGCGCTACCTGCGCAGCAAGGGACAGTGGATCGGCGGTCAGCCGCCTTACGGGCTCATGGTGGACCCGGAGACCAAGAAGCTGGTCCACGACTCCGAGGATGCCGTCTACGCCCGTCTGATCGCTGATGAGGCGCTTGCGGGGACCTCGCTGGTGAAGATCGCTCGCTTGCTCAACGAGTACGAGATTCTCTCGCCCCGTGGTGGGCAGTGGAACGCGGCGAGCATCATGTAGCTTCTACGGTCGCCAGCCTTCGCGGGCCTCATGCCGGAGACAGAGACCGTCGAGACGGAGGACGGCGGGAGGAAGTACACGAGCCGTGTCTTCCCGTATCGGGACCCGCAAACGCTGGACACGGTGGAGATAGGCGAAGGGATCATCACGGTTGGCGAGCGGGAGCGGATCATGCGCCAACTGGAAGCCCGTACCTTCGTGTATGCAGGGAAGCGCCGCCCCAAGCCGGAGGGAACGGCGCTCCTCACGGGCTTGATCTTCTGTGGTGTGCCCGGCTGTGGGCGGCGGATGCACCGCGTCGGCAACAGCTACCAGTGCATGGCGCGGCGCGCCGGGAACCAGTGCGTCGGAGCTTCTGCGCTGGCTGACCGGGTGGATGAGCACGTAGTCGCAAGCTTCCTCGCGAAGATCCCGGCCCTCGAACTGGACGACCCGTTGCTCATCGCGATGGCCGATCGCTGGGTGAAGCGCTCGGACCCGGAGACGTTCGCCAAGCGTGACGCGATCACGCGCGAAATACAGGATGAAGAGGCGCGGCTGGCGGACCTCGAAGACGCTCGGTACGTGCGCGGTGAGTTCAAGGGCGCCGCTGCGGTGGAGCGTTACAACAGGCTGACCGAACGGCTGCGGGATCGCATTGAGGGGCTGCGCGCCGATCTGGCGAAGCTGCCCATGCCATCTGTGAATGTTGGCCCGATGCTCGACGGCGTGCTCCTCCACGAAGCGTGGGTGTCCTCTACGGACGAAAATCGCAGGGACCGCCTGTCGCTCGCCATCGACCGTGTTGAGGTCACAAAGGGCAAGCGTGGTCAGCGGTTCGTTCCGGAGCAGCGCGTCAGGATCGAGTGGGCGCAGCTCACCAAAGAAGACTCCTTGTAGATCTCTCTGACGCCGTTCACGGCCCGTTGCCGGGGATTCCCTCGGTGGCGGGCCGTTCGCGCTTCCTGGGGGCGCTCCGCGACGCCTGAGGGTTCAGTGCGCCCGGCGAGCGGGGGCCGTCGCTGCTCCACGGCGGGGTGAGCGATGACGGAGTGACGGTTTACACCACTTTTTTGGATCACATAGAAAAACTTAAGAAGAAACAGAGTTTGTGCATGGGGGGACCCCCACCGGCCCATGAGTTGTCGCCTCCCTGTCCGGTGGTTCCGGTCGGAGGCGAGTACCCCGGTCACGCGCGACTACCCCTCCAGGAACGCCACCAACGAGTTCGCCAGCAGATGCGGGTCGTCCGCGCCGCACAACTCCCGCGCGCTGTGCATCGACAGGATCGCCACGCCGATGTCGACCGTCTTGATGCCGTGCCGGGCCGCGGTGATCGGGCCGATCGTCGTGCCGCAGGGCATGGAGTTGTTGGAGACGAAGGACTGGAAGGGGACGTCGGCCTTCTCGCAGGCGGCGGCCCACACCGCGCGGCCCGAACCGTCGGTCGCGTAGCGGTTGTTGACGTTGACCTTCAGGATCGGCCCGCCGTTGACGCGCGGGTGGTGCGTCGGGTCGTGCCGCTCCGCGTAGTTGGGGTGGACCGCGTGGCCCGTGTCGGAGGACAGACAGACGGTGCCCGCGAAGGCACGTGCCTTGTCCTCGTACGACCCTCCGCGCGCGAACACCGAACGCTCCAGGACGCCGCCCAGCAGCGGCCCGTCGGCACCGGTGTCGCTCTGCGAGCCGTTCTCCTCGTGGTCGAAGGCGGCCAGCACCGGGATGGACGGCAGTCCGGCGCCCGAGGCGGCCACCGCGGTCAGCGCCGCCGCGCCCGCGTGCACGGACAGCAGGTTGTCCATGCGCGGGCCCGCGACCAGCTCCTTGTCCCGGCCCAGGTACGCCGGCGGCTCCACGGAGTGGACCATCAGGTCCCAGCCGGTGACCTCGCCCGCCGCCAGCCCGGCCGTCTCCTCCAGGAAGGCGATCAGGTCGCCGTCGCGCACGTCGTCGCCGAGGCCCCAGATGGGCTGCAGATGCCGCTGCTTGTCGAGCTTGAGCCCCTCCGCCGACACGGAACGGTCCAGGTGGATGGCGAGTTGGGGGACCCGCAGCAGCGGACGGTCCACGTTCACCAGCCGCGTCGTGCCGTCCCGCAGCGTCAGCCGGCCCGCCAGGCCCAGGTCGCGGTCGAGCCAGGAGTTGAGCAGGGGGCCGCCGTAGATCTCCACGGCCACCTGCCGCCAGCCGTGCGCCCCGGTGTCCGGCAGCGGCTTCACACGGAGGTTGGGGGAGTCCGTGTGCGCGCCGACGATCCGGAACGGCGTGTGGGGCACCGCGCCCTCGGGGACGTACCAGGCCACGATCGCGCCACCGCGCAGCACGTACTTGCCACCGCTCGTCCCGTCCCAGGCGTCCGTCTCCGCGACCTGTCGGAAGCCGGCCTTTTCCAGCCGTTCTGCGGTGTTCGCCACGGCGTGGTACGGCGACGGGCTGGCCGCGAGGAAGGACATGAGGTCGTCGGTGTGGCCGCGGTCGAAGCGGGGGGGTTCGCTCATGGGGTTCACCTTAACGACGTACGAGGGCCCGCTCCCGGTGATGGGGAGCGGGCCCTCGTAAGGGCGATGTGGATTGTCCGTGAGTGAGTGGAACGAGTGGCTGGAACGAGCCGTTGGAGCGCCGTCTCGTCGGGTTAGAACGCCGCCTCGTCCAGCTCCATCAGGTCCAGGTCGACGCCCTCGGCGAGCTTGCGCGCGCCGGTGACGCCCGGCAGGACGTTGGCCGCGAAGAACTTCGCCGCCGCGATCTTGCCGGTGTAGAAGGCCTTGTCCTTCGCGGAGGCCGTCTGAAGCTTCTCGGCGGCGACGGCGGCACCCTTGAGGAGCAGGTAGCCGACGACGACGTCACCGGAGGCCATCAGCAGGCGCGTGGTGTTCAGGCCCACCTTGTAGATGTTCTTGACGTCCTGCTCGGTGGCCGCGAGGTCGGTCAGCATCAGGCCGACGATCGCCTCCAGCTCGACGGCCGCCTTCGCGAGGTGCTCGCGGGCGCCGGCCAGCTCCTCGCCGCCCTCGCCGAGCGCCAGGAACTTCTTGATGTCCTCGGCGAGCGAGTTCAGCGCGGCGCCCTGGTTGCGGACGATCTTCCGGAAGAAGAAGTCCTGGCCCTGGATCGCGGTCGTGCCCTCGTACAGGGTGTCGATCTTGGCGTCGCGGATGTACTGCTCGATCGGGTACTCCTGCAGGAAGCCGGAGCCGCCGAAGGTCTGCAGCGACTGGGCGAGCTGCTCGTAGCCCTTCTCGGAGCCGTAGCCCTTCACGATCGGCAGGAGCAGGTCGTTGAGGGCCTCCAGCGCGGAGATGTCCTCGCCCGCCGCCTCCTTGACCTGGATCTCGTCCTGGATGGAGGCGGTGTAGAGCACCAGCGCGCGCATGCCCTCCGCGTACGCCTTCTGCGTGATCAGCGAGCGGCGCACGTCGGGGTGGTGGGTGATGGTGACCTTGGGCGCGGTCTTGTCCATGAAGTTCGCCAGGTCCGGACCCTGGACGCGCTCCTTGGCGTACTCAAGGGCGTTCAGGTAACCGGTCGACAGCGTGGAGATCGCCTTCGTGCCGACCATCATGCGGGCGAACTCGATGATGCGGAACATCTGGCGGATGCCGTCGTGCTTGTCGCCGATCAGCCAGCCCTTGGCGGGGTGCTGGTCGCCGAAGGTCATCTCGCACGTGTTGGAGGCCTTGAGGCCCATCTTGTGCTCGACGTTCGTCGCGTACACGCCGTTGCGCTCGCCCAGCTCGCCGGTCTCGAAGTCGAAGAGGTACTTCGGGACGAGGAAGAGGGACAGGCCCTTGGTGCCGGGGCCGTGGCCCTCGGGGCGGGCGAGGACGTAGTGGAGGATGTTCTCCTCCATGTCGTGCTCACCGGACGTGATGAAGCGCTTCACGCCCTCGATGTGCCAGGAGCCGTCCTCCTGCTGGACCGCCTTGGTGCGGCCGGCGCCCACGTCCGAGCCGGCGTCCGGCTCGGTGAGGACCATGGTGGAGCCCCAGGTCTTCTCGACCGCGATCTGCGCGATCTTCTTCTGGACCTCGTTGCCCTCCTCGTAGAGGATGCCGGCGAACGCCGGGCCGGAGGAGTACATCCACACGGCCGGGTTGGAGCCGAGCAGCAGCTCCGCGTACGCCCAGATCAGGGAGCGCGGGGAGGTGGTGCCGCCGATCTCCTCGGGCAGGCCGAGGCGCCAGTACTCGGAGTCCATGAAGGCCTTGTAGCTCTTCTTGAAGGACGCCGGGACCGGCGCGGTGTTCGTCTCGGGGTCGAAGACCGGCGGGTTGCGGTCGGCGTCGGCGAAGGACTCCGCCAGCTCGTTCTCGGCGAGGCGGGTGAGCTCCTCGAGGATGCTCTTCGCGGTCTCGGTGTCCATCTCCTCGAACGGGCCGGTGCCGTACAGCTTGTCGCGGCCGAGTACCTCGAAGAGGTTGAACTCGATGTCGCGGAGATTCGACTTGTAGTGCCCCATGGCGACGGCTCCGTTAGAGAGATCGGCGAGGCACTGGGTGTGCATCCTCGCGCTAGTTCACGTACCAACAAGTAGCTACGATGATGCTACCCGCCAGTAATAAGACGCAACCCCGATCGCGCATCTGTGACAGGTCACACCGGCCAGGCCACACCGGACAGGTCACACAGGAACCGTCAGCGTCGCCGTGTACCCCTCCGCGGTGCTCCCCTTCATGGTGGCCATCTGCTGGTCGTAGCCGTCGCTGAAAATGCCGTCCGTCTCCAGGGACAGCTCGCTCAGGTTCGTCACACTCCGGCTGTAGCCGTCCGTGCCGTACACCGTGTCGCAGACGTCCTTGGGGAACGCGAGCTGCGAGGTGTTGGTGAGGGAGGTGGCGGCCGTGGCGTCGGCCAGGCTGCCGTAGACCTCGAAGTGGATGTG of the Streptomyces sp. T12 genome contains:
- a CDS encoding helix-turn-helix domain-containing protein — encoded protein: MPQGSSQPHRVVLVVDENSNPFEMSCAIEVFGLRRPELGRELYDFGLCAAQPLTRMRDGFFTLTGVAGLEAAEEADTLIVPNRPDTGTPRSPQVLEVVRRAHARGARLIGFCSGAFTIAQAGLLDGRRAACHWMWAESFRVRFPKVRLEPDVLFVDDGDILTASGSASALDLGLHVVRRDHGAEIANHVSRRLVFAAHRDGGQRQFVERPVPDVPDESLGPLLVWAQERLGEPLTVADLAARAAVSPATLHRRFRAQLGTTPLAWLTGERVALACRLIERGEERLDVVAARSGLGTAANLRARVRRETGLSPSAYRRRFGPGGGEPLVS
- a CDS encoding cupin domain-containing protein → MTSEPISLTEALASFTDRWSPRIVTAVNDYDVRVAKVEGEHVWHVHDHTDEFFLVLEGELHISLREAAGERTVVLPKGSVFTVPRGTEHKPYAPTPSAILVLEPTGTLTVGDRHDDVPDHVDATRGHALT
- a CDS encoding recombinase family protein; protein product: MHQDTICDLYLRLSLDRDGKTAIERQEADCRAWAERNGLTVRKVHIDRGRSGYKAVERKGFDAALAAVTAGVVGTLIVWKLDRLSRKGIGQVGQVLDDIEKAGGRLVSVVDGLDTSNDSARMIVAMLAELARTESKNIGTRVGNAKRYLRSKGQWIGGQPPYGLMVDPETKKLVHDSEDAVYARLIADEALAGTSLVKIARLLNEYEILSPRGGQWNAASIM
- a CDS encoding M18 family aminopeptidase, producing MSEPPRFDRGHTDDLMSFLAASPSPYHAVANTAERLEKAGFRQVAETDAWDGTSGGKYVLRGGAIVAWYVPEGAVPHTPFRIVGAHTDSPNLRVKPLPDTGAHGWRQVAVEIYGGPLLNSWLDRDLGLAGRLTLRDGTTRLVNVDRPLLRVPQLAIHLDRSVSAEGLKLDKQRHLQPIWGLGDDVRDGDLIAFLEETAGLAAGEVTGWDLMVHSVEPPAYLGRDKELVAGPRMDNLLSVHAGAAALTAVAASGAGLPSIPVLAAFDHEENGSQSDTGADGPLLGGVLERSVFARGGSYEDKARAFAGTVCLSSDTGHAVHPNYAERHDPTHHPRVNGGPILKVNVNNRYATDGSGRAVWAAACEKADVPFQSFVSNNSMPCGTTIGPITAARHGIKTVDIGVAILSMHSARELCGADDPHLLANSLVAFLEG
- a CDS encoding zinc ribbon domain-containing protein, giving the protein MPETETVETEDGGRKYTSRVFPYRDPQTLDTVEIGEGIITVGERERIMRQLEARTFVYAGKRRPKPEGTALLTGLIFCGVPGCGRRMHRVGNSYQCMARRAGNQCVGASALADRVDEHVVASFLAKIPALELDDPLLIAMADRWVKRSDPETFAKRDAITREIQDEEARLADLEDARYVRGEFKGAAAVERYNRLTERLRDRIEGLRADLAKLPMPSVNVGPMLDGVLLHEAWVSSTDENRRDRLSLAIDRVEVTKGKRGQRFVPEQRVRIEWAQLTKEDSL
- a CDS encoding LURP-one-related/scramblase family protein, coding for MRFLVRDRLLGFGDDYWIEDDRGNKVYLVDGKAMRLRDTFELKDTQGRVLIDIHQKMFALRDTMVIERDGGPLATIRRKRLSLLRNHYRVSLADGSTELDVSGKIHDREFAIEYDGELLAVVSRRWLHVRETYGVDVVRDDADPALLIAVAVCVIHLAEKERRDDD
- a CDS encoding acyl-CoA dehydrogenase, with translation MGHYKSNLRDIEFNLFEVLGRDKLYGTGPFEEMDTETAKSILEELTRLAENELAESFADADRNPPVFDPETNTAPVPASFKKSYKAFMDSEYWRLGLPEEIGGTTSPRSLIWAYAELLLGSNPAVWMYSSGPAFAGILYEEGNEVQKKIAQIAVEKTWGSTMVLTEPDAGSDVGAGRTKAVQQEDGSWHIEGVKRFITSGEHDMEENILHYVLARPEGHGPGTKGLSLFLVPKYLFDFETGELGERNGVYATNVEHKMGLKASNTCEMTFGDQHPAKGWLIGDKHDGIRQMFRIIEFARMMVGTKAISTLSTGYLNALEYAKERVQGPDLANFMDKTAPKVTITHHPDVRRSLITQKAYAEGMRALVLYTASIQDEIQVKEAAGEDISALEALNDLLLPIVKGYGSEKGYEQLAQSLQTFGGSGFLQEYPIEQYIRDAKIDTLYEGTTAIQGQDFFFRKIVRNQGAALNSLAEDIKKFLALGEGGEELAGAREHLAKAAVELEAIVGLMLTDLAATEQDVKNIYKVGLNTTRLLMASGDVVVGYLLLKGAAVAAEKLQTASAKDKAFYTGKIAAAKFFAANVLPGVTGARKLAEGVDLDLMELDEAAF
- a CDS encoding carbon-nitrogen family hydrolase, with the protein product MRASLLQIDVNEGESVESRRVRVASLVREQAGADLVVLPELWTTGAFAYEEFGSEAEPLEGPTYEAMAKAASDAGVWLHAGSIPERDPDGPLYNTSLVFSPSGDLAAAYRKIHRFGFDKGEAVLMGAGEELVTVRLPETTLGVATCYDLRFPELFRGLVDAGAETLVIPAGWPERRRAHWTLLAQARAVENQAFVLACGTAGTHAGVPQAGHSIVVDPWGEVLAEAGAGEQVLTVEFDPGKVAVTRDQFPALKDRVLGLAAPRR